In bacterium, the sequence CCACTTTAAGGAGGATAGAGCAGACCATCAATGACTTGAAAAAGAGGACCTAAAGAAGGCTGAAGGTAATCATTTGCTGGATGCTCGATGCTCGATGCTTGATCTTCGATGCTGGTAAAGGATCCAGTATCCAGGATCGTAACTCCTCAAAACTAAGTTAAGCAGTTAGTTGGGAGACAAAGCAAAATTCCCTCTCCCTTGATGGGAGAGGGATAGGGTGAGGGTGAAATGGGCGGGCAATATTATTACTCTTGCTAAAAACCTTATATATAGATGGGGTATTAGCAACAATAAGAGAGGGTTGTTTATTTCACCCTCCCCTAACCCCTCCCATCAAGGGAGGGGAAGCTTTTATGCCAACGCCGTCGTCGGTACAAAAGGAGATGAAACTTAACCCATAGCACTATAAATCTGTAATGAGCTTACTTTTTTAACTTGATTTTGAGTAGATACCCAGGATCGAGCATCGAGGATCGAGGTTGTGTCTTTGTGCCTTAGTGGTTGAACGCTTACGGCTGAAGATAGTTAGGCTTGTATCATTTGAACCAGTTCCTCTACATCTTCCACAATTAAATCGGCTTGGTGGGCCTCGAATTTCTTTCTCAAGGCGGCCTTATTATCCGTGGAGGCCAGGCATCCGATCGAGATAAAGTTAAGCTCTGACTTGGCCCGGTTAGCCGCTATGACATCATCCGGGAGATCGCCGATATAGGCACATCGCGTCTTGCTTCCGGCCCCTAATTCCCTGGCCACCTGAAGGAGTTTATACGGGTGAGGTTTAAGCCAGGCCCGGTCTGCCACATCATCCTGAGTGAGCACCACCTGGAAATATTTCTTTAAGTCAAAATACTTCAGGCCATAATCAGCATCCAGCCTGGGCCGGCCGGTGGCGATGCCCATTTTGACTAGCCCGGCCAGGTGTTTCAAGGTCTCTGGTTTGACCAGCCGGATTTCTTCGGTCAAGTATCCCTTGCCGTGGTAAACCAAGGGGGGCTGATGGTATACCTGTTCAAAATATTCCCGGCCCAAATAAAGTTCTTGGAATATCCTTTTAATCAGATTGCCTCTTAACTCATCCCCTTGAGAAAAAGAGAGGTCGGAATTTTCACCCTTAATCTCCCTTCTTAATCCGGTCAGACCTGCCTCCTTACCCTTAAGTCTATTGACCAAAGAGTCAATGTCTTTTCTCCGGACGATTTCTTCCAGAGATACCTCTGTTTTACTACCCGCCTTCTTCAAGATATTTAATATGGTCCGGCTGTCAATATTATCCCAATCTTCTTCTGATTTCTGACTTCTGACCTCTGACTTCTGATCTATCAGGGATAGCAGGTATTCCACCAGGCCGTAGGACAGGTCGTAATCATCGTTAAATCCACCCAGGTATTTAAAGGCGCTCACATCTTTTTCTGTAATCAAGTGGGCCTCTCCGTGAAGGCC encodes:
- a CDS encoding HAD family hydrolase, with product MNSKPHDPQAGAPNPKPKVKIDILIFDMDGVLIDTSHSYQQAVIDTVQLYFQRCLGLHGEAHLITEKDVSAFKYLGGFNDDYDLSYGLVEYLLSLIDQKSEVRSQKSEEDWDNIDSRTILNILKKAGSKTEVSLEEIVRRKDIDSLVNRLKGKEAGLTGLRREIKGENSDLSFSQGDELRGNLIKRIFQELYLGREYFEQVYHQPPLVYHGKGYLTEEIRLVKPETLKHLAGLVKMGIATGRPRLDADYGLKYFDLKKYFQVVLTQDDVADRAWLKPHPYKLLQVARELGAGSKTRCAYIGDLPDDVIAANRAKSELNFISIGCLASTDNKAALRKKFEAHQADLIVEDVEELVQMIQA